In the Sphingomonas sp. LM7 genome, one interval contains:
- the lysA gene encoding diaminopimelate decarboxylase: MDHFNLIDGELHVENVPLARIAEAVGTPVYVYSAATFQRHARAFRDGLAAIPRKHLAFAVKANPNLAVLRLLANEGFGADVVSGGELARALAAGMAAKDVVFSGVGKTRAELDQALSVGIGQFNLELEEEGVVLSQLAAARGLRAPATLRVNPDVDAGTHEKISTGRAENKFGLPIDEAPAIFDRLAPLPGLNLRGVAVHIGSQLQSLAPLERAFERVGKLVAELRAAGHTITHVDLGGGLGVRYREGDTPPTPAEFGEMVARVTQGWDVELMFEPGRVISANAGVLLTEVLWVKPGPVNPWVIVDSAMNDLARVALYDAYHDFESVRPSGEKFVANVAGPVCESSDVFAKGREIDVVQSGDLAILRSAGAYGATMASTYNSRPLVPEVLVSGDRFEVVAGRISAEAIMAEEHVPDWLK; encoded by the coding sequence ATGGACCATTTCAATCTGATCGACGGCGAGCTGCACGTCGAGAACGTCCCGCTCGCGCGGATCGCCGAGGCAGTCGGCACCCCCGTCTACGTCTATTCGGCCGCGACCTTCCAGCGCCACGCCCGCGCCTTCCGCGACGGCCTCGCCGCGATCCCGCGCAAGCACCTCGCCTTCGCGGTCAAGGCCAATCCCAATCTCGCGGTGCTCCGCCTGCTCGCCAATGAAGGCTTCGGTGCCGACGTCGTTTCGGGCGGCGAGCTGGCGCGTGCGCTGGCGGCGGGCATGGCAGCGAAGGACGTCGTCTTCTCGGGCGTCGGCAAGACCCGCGCCGAGCTCGATCAGGCGCTCAGCGTCGGTATCGGCCAGTTCAACCTCGAGCTCGAGGAAGAGGGCGTTGTCCTCTCGCAGCTCGCCGCCGCACGCGGCCTCCGCGCCCCTGCGACGCTGCGGGTGAATCCCGATGTCGACGCCGGCACGCACGAGAAGATCTCGACCGGCCGCGCCGAGAACAAGTTCGGCCTGCCGATCGACGAGGCCCCGGCGATCTTTGATCGGCTGGCGCCGCTGCCCGGGCTCAACCTGCGCGGCGTCGCTGTCCATATCGGCAGCCAGCTTCAGAGCCTCGCGCCGCTGGAGCGCGCGTTCGAGCGCGTCGGCAAGCTCGTCGCGGAGCTGCGCGCCGCGGGGCACACCATCACCCATGTCGATCTCGGCGGCGGTCTCGGCGTGCGCTATCGCGAAGGCGACACGCCGCCGACTCCGGCCGAATTCGGCGAGATGGTCGCACGCGTCACCCAGGGCTGGGACGTCGAACTGATGTTCGAACCCGGTCGGGTGATCTCGGCCAATGCCGGCGTGCTGCTGACCGAAGTGCTGTGGGTCAAGCCCGGTCCGGTGAACCCCTGGGTCATCGTCGATTCGGCGATGAATGACCTTGCGCGCGTTGCGCTGTACGATGCCTATCACGATTTCGAATCGGTGCGCCCGAGCGGCGAAAAGTTTGTCGCCAATGTCGCCGGCCCGGTCTGCGAGAGCAGCGATGTCTTCGCCAAGGGGCGCGAGATCGATGTGGTGCAGTCGGGCGACCTCGCGATCCTGCGCAGCGCCGGGGCCTATGGCGCGACGATGGCAAGCACCTACAACAGCCGCCCGCTGGTCCCCGAAGTGCTCGTCTCTGGCGACAGGTTCGAAGTGGTCGCCGGTCGCATCTCGGCCGAAGCGATCATGGCCGAGGAACATGTCCCGGACTGGCTGAAATGA